A section of the Flavobacteriales bacterium genome encodes:
- a CDS encoding DUF393 domain-containing protein — protein MTSTPLPDHLLLFDGVCNLCTGAVRFVVPRDRRGRIRFAALQGPTGRRLLAEQQLDTEVLSTLIYVRQGRTHRRSSAALWLARDLDGAWPLLFAFMVVPRALRDAVYTAVARRRYRWFGRTEACMVPSPELAPRFVD, from the coding sequence ATGACCTCCACACCGCTGCCGGACCACCTGCTGTTGTTCGACGGGGTGTGCAACCTGTGCACCGGCGCCGTGCGCTTCGTGGTGCCGCGGGATCGCCGGGGCCGCATCCGCTTCGCCGCCCTGCAAGGTCCCACCGGTCGCCGTCTGCTCGCCGAACAGCAGCTGGACACCGAGGTCCTCAGCACCTTGATCTACGTGCGGCAGGGCCGCACGCACAGACGCAGCAGCGCTGCGCTCTGGCTCGCACGCGACCTGGACGGCGCCTGGCCCCTGCTCTTCGCGTTCATGGTCGTGCCCCGTGCGCTGCGCGATGCCGTGTACACCGCCGTGGCTCGCCGGCGCTACCGCTGGTTCGGCCGCACCGAGGCCTGCATGGTCCCGAGCCCCGAGCTGGCCCCGCGCTTCGTGGACTGA
- a CDS encoding glycosyltransferase family 39 protein produces MPRPQRMVILTALLLLLLATLAWWLSRLGFAPVKGYVDGLAPDGDVETYTPGFHDRVRGNLRMLAAAAGAAAGLLVAGGRLLARSLPRGETQRGTLWTDLRRALVKLNKRTSRTHKLFVAGLIAAGAVLRIVQMQAPIIYDEAFTYVYYAVRPLPVIISDYSYPNNQILHTLLVKLSTALFGVHLWSLRLPALLAGILAMPLAYLFARAHFNRYIALLMLAFVASSGALIEYSALGRGYSLTWCLLLLGWLAGRHFAKTNALGSAIALAVINALGMWTVTTMLYIAAACYLWLLLHLMTAYDSTLAKRTQRLALSFGLFLVLTGALYMPVIVVHGLGQLFHHPTMGDNSWEVFSATHQDRTFDLYAYLNDTAATWISLLGLAAVVYAAYISSKFRLLLVATALGAIPIVIAQRLVAPPRVWIYTLFVLHLSSAIALFYLLKLVQETLLTTLSKRVRTSVTALVVLAGLSWTGMRGIQDRIERFPEAAWTAEYFRGALKPADRVMTEFPWEAPVEFHFRERRIPVEALYRPTTPGATLYVLVSPAREQTLEGVLLHHDHRPDQLTTPDRVKDWKRLEVWRATVR; encoded by the coding sequence GTGCCCCGTCCGCAGCGCATGGTCATCCTCACCGCTCTTCTCCTTCTGCTGCTGGCCACCCTGGCCTGGTGGCTGTCCCGGCTGGGCTTCGCCCCGGTGAAGGGGTATGTGGACGGGTTGGCGCCTGATGGCGACGTGGAGACCTACACGCCAGGGTTCCACGACCGGGTGCGGGGCAACCTGCGGATGCTGGCCGCCGCAGCGGGTGCCGCGGCGGGCCTGCTGGTGGCCGGAGGCAGGCTGCTGGCCCGCTCGCTCCCGCGTGGTGAGACGCAGCGCGGCACCCTGTGGACCGACCTGCGGCGCGCGCTCGTCAAGCTGAACAAGCGCACCTCCCGCACGCACAAGCTCTTCGTGGCCGGGCTCATCGCCGCCGGGGCCGTGCTCCGCATCGTGCAGATGCAGGCACCGATCATCTATGACGAGGCCTTCACCTACGTGTACTACGCCGTGCGACCGCTGCCGGTGATCATCTCCGACTACAGCTACCCCAACAACCAGATCCTGCACACCCTGCTGGTGAAGCTGAGCACGGCGCTCTTCGGCGTGCACCTGTGGAGCCTGCGGCTTCCGGCGCTCCTGGCGGGCATCCTGGCCATGCCGCTGGCCTACCTCTTCGCCCGCGCGCATTTCAACCGCTACATCGCCCTGCTGATGCTCGCCTTCGTGGCCTCCAGCGGCGCGCTGATCGAGTACAGTGCCCTGGGCCGCGGCTACAGCCTCACCTGGTGCCTGCTGCTGCTGGGCTGGCTGGCCGGCCGACACTTCGCCAAGACCAACGCCCTCGGCAGTGCCATCGCCCTGGCGGTGATCAATGCGCTCGGCATGTGGACGGTGACCACCATGCTCTACATCGCCGCGGCCTGCTACCTGTGGCTGCTGCTCCACCTGATGACCGCCTACGACAGCACCCTCGCCAAACGGACACAGCGGCTGGCCCTGTCCTTCGGGCTGTTCCTGGTGCTCACCGGCGCGCTCTACATGCCGGTGATCGTGGTGCACGGCCTGGGCCAGCTCTTCCACCATCCCACCATGGGCGACAACAGCTGGGAGGTGTTCTCCGCCACCCACCAGGACCGCACCTTCGACCTCTACGCCTATCTCAACGACACGGCCGCCACCTGGATCAGTTTGCTGGGCCTGGCCGCTGTGGTCTATGCGGCGTACATCAGCTCCAAGTTCCGGCTGCTGCTGGTCGCCACCGCGCTGGGTGCCATCCCCATCGTGATCGCCCAGCGGCTGGTGGCCCCGCCGCGGGTCTGGATCTACACCCTGTTCGTGCTGCACCTCAGCTCGGCCATCGCCCTGTTCTACCTGCTGAAGCTGGTGCAGGAGACCCTGCTGACCACGCTCAGCAAACGCGTGCGCACCAGCGTCACCGCCCTCGTGGTGCTCGCCGGCTTGTCATGGACCGGCATGCGGGGCATCCAGGACCGCATCGAACGCTTTCCGGAGGCGGCCTGGACGGCCGAGTACTTCCGGGGCGCCCTCAAGCCCGCCGACCGGGTGATGACCGAGTTCCCCTGGGAGGCGCCGGTGGAGTTCCACTTCAGGGAACGCCGCATCCCCGTCGAGGCGCTCTACCGGCCCACGACCCCGGGCGCCACGCTCTACGTCCTGGTGAGCCCGGCGCGGGAACAGACCCTGGAAGGGGTGCTGCTGCACCACGACCACCGCCCCGACCAGTTGACCACGCCCGACCGGGTGAAGGACTGGAAGCGGCTGGAGGTCTGGCGCGCCACGGTGCGGTGA
- a CDS encoding cation:proton antiporter produces MVRWRNWLFYVLTIGACVALMYGIVGAGGGLEVGSAMGGDPQEAKGHWQQFKDTYHHNLTHPLAILLLQILCIIVTARVFGFLCQKVGLPTVIGEIAAGIFLGPSFLGQQFPAYSEFLFPAASLGNLQFLSQIGLILFMFVIGMELNLTVMKDRVQDAVVVSHAGIVFPYTLGVGLSYFLYGPFAPKGVHFLSFALFMGIAMSIAAFPVMARIVQERGLHRTAFGSTVITFAAADDITAWCLLAVVIAVVKAGSIVSSLYTVLMVLAYMLLMLRVVRPFLNRLGEVYADRESLSKPIVAVFILVLLLSAYATEVIGVHALYGAFVAGVIMPSDQRFRSLFIGKVEDLAVVLLLPLFFVFTGLRTEIGLLNNLGLWKWCAVIIVVAVVGKFTGSAVAARIVGLPLKESLMVGALMNTRGLMELVVLNIGYELGVMSPEIFTMMVIMALVTTMMTGPALTLIERLLPTAERPARVVAEEARRFRILVPFGDPGRGRNMVRVAHAFLKRNNNAGLVALHLTPSGDVYSFDLGEREREIFKPILKEKRQQGMALETLFKPSTDIEKELITIANTGTFDLAIVGIGRSIYEGTFLGRLVGLTSRIIDPERLLDTLTGKEGLFETAELDDRVRRIVREVRIPLGIYVDKDLQRIERVVVPLFGLADSALLTYAQKLQVNSGAHITLLDLADVFTQNPELRALVDGMQRAAHGSVELSTTAIDGGGPLIGQDLMLIGLDSWKRAVEKQAPWLAQAPSMLILRP; encoded by the coding sequence ATGGTGCGCTGGCGCAACTGGCTCTTCTACGTGCTCACCATCGGCGCCTGCGTGGCGCTCATGTACGGCATCGTGGGCGCCGGTGGCGGGCTCGAGGTCGGTAGCGCGATGGGCGGCGACCCTCAGGAGGCGAAAGGTCACTGGCAGCAGTTCAAGGACACCTACCACCACAACCTCACGCACCCGCTCGCCATCCTGCTGCTGCAGATCCTCTGCATCATCGTCACGGCCCGGGTCTTCGGCTTCCTCTGCCAGAAGGTGGGCCTGCCCACGGTGATCGGCGAGATCGCCGCCGGCATCTTCCTGGGGCCCTCCTTCCTGGGCCAGCAGTTCCCGGCCTACTCGGAGTTCCTGTTCCCCGCGGCCTCGCTGGGCAACCTGCAGTTCCTCAGCCAGATCGGCCTCATCCTGTTCATGTTCGTCATCGGCATGGAGCTCAACCTCACGGTGATGAAGGACCGCGTGCAGGACGCCGTGGTGGTGAGCCATGCCGGCATCGTGTTCCCCTACACCCTCGGTGTGGGCCTCTCCTATTTCCTCTACGGACCCTTTGCCCCCAAGGGCGTCCATTTCCTGTCGTTCGCGCTCTTCATGGGCATCGCCATGAGCATCGCCGCCTTCCCGGTGATGGCGCGCATCGTCCAGGAGCGCGGCCTGCACCGCACGGCCTTCGGCAGCACCGTGATCACGTTCGCCGCCGCCGACGACATCACGGCATGGTGCCTGCTGGCCGTGGTGATCGCCGTGGTGAAGGCGGGCAGCATCGTCAGCAGCCTGTACACCGTGCTGATGGTCCTGGCCTACATGCTGCTGATGCTGCGCGTGGTGCGGCCCTTCCTCAACCGCCTGGGCGAGGTGTACGCCGACCGGGAGAGCCTCAGCAAACCCATCGTGGCCGTCTTCATCCTGGTGCTGCTGCTCTCGGCCTACGCCACGGAGGTCATCGGTGTACACGCCCTCTACGGGGCCTTCGTCGCCGGCGTGATCATGCCGTCCGACCAGCGCTTCCGGAGCCTCTTCATCGGCAAGGTGGAGGACCTGGCCGTGGTGCTCCTGCTGCCGCTCTTCTTCGTGTTCACCGGTCTGCGCACGGAGATCGGCCTGCTGAACAACCTGGGCCTGTGGAAATGGTGCGCCGTCATCATTGTCGTGGCCGTGGTGGGCAAGTTCACCGGAAGCGCGGTGGCGGCGCGCATCGTGGGGCTGCCGCTGAAGGAGAGCCTGATGGTGGGCGCGCTGATGAACACCCGGGGACTGATGGAGCTGGTGGTGCTGAACATCGGTTACGAGCTCGGGGTGATGAGCCCGGAGATCTTCACCATGATGGTGATCATGGCCCTGGTCACCACGATGATGACCGGCCCTGCGCTGACGCTGATCGAGCGCCTCCTCCCCACCGCCGAGCGCCCCGCGCGGGTGGTGGCCGAGGAGGCCAGGCGGTTCCGCATCCTGGTGCCCTTCGGCGACCCGGGCCGCGGCCGCAACATGGTGCGGGTGGCCCACGCCTTCCTGAAACGCAACAACAACGCGGGCCTCGTGGCCCTGCATCTCACCCCCAGCGGTGACGTCTACTCCTTCGACCTGGGCGAGCGCGAGCGCGAGATCTTCAAACCCATCCTGAAGGAGAAGCGGCAGCAAGGCATGGCCCTGGAGACGCTCTTCAAGCCGAGCACCGACATCGAGAAGGAGCTGATCACCATCGCCAACACGGGCACGTTCGACCTGGCCATCGTCGGCATCGGCCGCAGCATCTACGAGGGCACCTTCCTGGGCCGCCTGGTGGGGCTCACCAGCCGCATCATCGACCCGGAGCGCCTGCTGGACACCCTCACGGGCAAGGAGGGGCTCTTCGAAACGGCCGAGCTGGACGACCGGGTGCGACGCATCGTGCGCGAGGTGCGCATCCCGCTGGGCATCTACGTGGACAAGGACCTGCAACGCATCGAGCGCGTGGTGGTGCCCCTCTTCGGGCTGGCGGACAGTGCGCTGCTCACCTACGCGCAGAAGCTGCAGGTGAACAGCGGCGCGCACATCACCCTGCTCGACCTGGCGGATGTGTTCACCCAGAACCCCGAGCTGCGCGCCCTGGTGGACGGTATGCAGCGCGCGGCCCACGGCTCGGTGGAGCTGTCCACCACCGCGATCGACGGCGGCGGGCCGCTCATCGGGCAGGACCTGATGCTGATCGGCCTCGACAGCTGGAAGCGGGCCGTGGAGAAACAGGCGCCCTGGCTGGCGCAGGCCCCCAGCATGCTGATCCTTCGTCCCTGA
- a CDS encoding PadR family transcriptional regulator, with protein MNVENTKAQMRKGVLEYCILSVLSQEELYPPDIITKLKDAKLIVVEGTLYPLLTRLKDAGFLTYRWEESRSGPPRKYYKLTPVGQKFLNELDETWDDLAQAVKKMTRRNAR; from the coding sequence ATGAACGTTGAGAACACCAAGGCGCAGATGCGGAAAGGCGTGCTGGAGTACTGCATCCTGTCGGTGCTGTCGCAGGAGGAGCTGTATCCTCCGGACATCATCACCAAGCTGAAGGACGCGAAGCTGATCGTGGTGGAGGGCACCCTCTACCCCCTGCTCACGCGCCTGAAGGATGCCGGATTCCTGACCTACCGCTGGGAGGAGAGCCGCAGCGGCCCTCCGCGCAAGTACTACAAGCTGACCCCCGTGGGCCAGAAGTTCCTGAACGAACTGGATGAGACCTGGGACGACCTGGCCCAGGCCGTGAAAAAGATGACCCGACGCAACGCACGATGA
- a CDS encoding T9SS type A sorting domain-containing protein — MVISTFSTRAWGQCSGNIQYGHVGFYDDGSGGNNYNNNQYCEWRFESRIGGAVRLGFYDFNTEAGYDVVRIYDGPDANSPLVGEYSGNAVPPIVFTTGIYAFVTWTTDGSVTAPGFSAWWDSYNAVRTSCQEGLTDGNGDYDNNITYTWLLQPPNAESIRLDLYSIDMESCCDFIRVYDGPNNNAPLIGTYTGTTAPNGILSTGGSMFVEMSTDGSVVGAGFTGQYYCSYCSGTTQLTDPAGSIADGSDGSTHGNYADCSWLISPPGANRITVDFTYMDLESCCDQVTVHDGADDNAPVLATLTGSNAQQNIMTTAGYAFVKFTTDGSVTYQGWSLDYAANIPCAGPTTLTDCPGTLTDGSSTANYGDQASCSWLIAPSNALSLELTFNSFGTESGYDLLRIHDGADANAPVVLEHSGSTLPPMVTCASGTAYVEFMTDGSVNDEGWSLEYTCGYVGIGEERPVGTVQAYPNPTGATTTLDLRNMVPGSYLMEVRDTQGRLLDGIRFAAGRDHLQVVDLSGYVPGQYLIRLEGPDGAIMHVPVVKR; from the coding sequence TTGGTCATATCCACGTTCAGCACCCGGGCCTGGGGCCAGTGCAGCGGGAACATCCAGTATGGACACGTGGGCTTCTATGACGATGGAAGCGGTGGCAACAACTACAACAACAACCAGTACTGTGAGTGGCGCTTCGAATCCCGCATCGGCGGTGCCGTGCGGCTCGGATTCTACGACTTCAACACGGAGGCCGGGTATGACGTTGTGCGCATCTATGATGGCCCCGATGCCAATTCACCGCTCGTCGGGGAGTACTCCGGCAACGCCGTTCCGCCGATCGTGTTCACCACGGGCATCTATGCCTTCGTGACATGGACCACGGACGGTTCGGTGACGGCCCCCGGGTTCAGCGCCTGGTGGGACTCCTACAATGCCGTACGGACCAGCTGCCAGGAGGGATTGACCGATGGCAATGGCGATTACGACAACAACATCACGTACACCTGGCTGCTCCAACCCCCGAATGCGGAATCGATCCGGTTGGACCTCTACTCCATCGATATGGAATCCTGCTGCGACTTCATCCGGGTGTACGATGGCCCCAACAACAATGCGCCGCTGATCGGCACCTACACGGGGACCACGGCCCCCAACGGGATCCTATCCACTGGAGGCAGCATGTTCGTTGAGATGAGCACGGACGGCTCCGTGGTCGGTGCAGGTTTCACCGGTCAGTACTACTGCTCATACTGCTCCGGGACCACCCAGCTGACGGACCCGGCCGGGAGCATCGCTGATGGCAGTGACGGTTCCACGCACGGGAACTACGCGGACTGCTCGTGGCTCATCTCTCCGCCGGGTGCCAATCGCATCACCGTGGACTTCACCTACATGGACCTGGAGTCCTGCTGTGACCAGGTGACCGTCCATGATGGAGCTGATGACAACGCACCGGTGCTCGCCACCCTCACCGGGTCCAACGCCCAACAGAACATCATGACGACCGCGGGCTACGCGTTCGTGAAGTTCACCACGGACGGCTCGGTCACCTACCAGGGTTGGTCCCTGGACTACGCGGCGAACATCCCCTGTGCAGGACCCACCACCCTGACCGATTGCCCGGGCACGCTGACCGATGGGAGCTCCACGGCGAACTATGGCGACCAGGCCTCCTGCTCGTGGCTGATCGCACCGTCGAACGCGCTGTCGTTGGAGCTGACCTTCAACAGCTTCGGTACCGAGTCCGGATATGACCTCCTCCGCATCCATGATGGGGCGGATGCCAACGCCCCGGTGGTCCTCGAGCACAGTGGGTCGACCCTGCCGCCCATGGTCACCTGCGCATCGGGGACGGCCTACGTGGAGTTCATGACGGACGGCAGCGTGAACGACGAGGGATGGTCGCTGGAGTATACCTGTGGCTACGTCGGGATCGGCGAAGAGCGGCCCGTGGGGACCGTCCAGGCCTACCCGAACCCGACGGGAGCGACCACCACGCTCGATCTCCGGAACATGGTCCCCGGCAGCTACCTCATGGAGGTCAGGGACACGCAAGGACGGCTGCTGGACGGCATTCGTTTCGCCGCCGGGCGCGACCATCTGCAGGTCGTGGACCTCTCCGGGTACGTGCCGGGACAGTACCTCATCCGGCTTGAGGGTCCGGATGGCGCCATCATGCATGTCCCCGTGGTCAAGCGCTGA
- the ettA gene encoding energy-dependent translational throttle protein EttA — translation MAEEGRQIIFNMVKVGKTLPSGKKILNDIYLGFYYGAKIGVLGLNGSGKSTLMRIIAGKEKSFEGDVHLSPGYSIGHLEQEPELDESKTVIEIVREGVKPIMDLLAEYEEVNKKFADEEVLNDPDKMDKLIARQAALQDKIEVSDAWNIDQKLEVAMDALRCPDGDTTIKVLSGGERRRVALCRLLLQQPDILLLDEPTNHLDAESVAWLELHLQQYKGTVIAITHDRYFLDNVAGWILELDRGEGIPFKGNYTNWLEQKTARMAQEEKQESKRQRVLKQELEWVRSNASARRTKSKARLQNYEKMQSESVKEKEAKLEIFIPNGPRLGDKVIEFKNVSKGFGDRLLIDNLSFALPPAGIVGIIGPNGAGKTTLFRMVMGAEKPDSGTITIGETVQIAYVDQSHKDLVAEKTVYEVISGGLENITFGNVVMNTRAYLSRFNFSGTDQNKKVGVLSGGERNRLHLAMTVKQSSNVLLLDEPTNDLDVNTLRALEEAIQDYSGCAVIISHDRWFMDRVCTHILAFEGDSQVYWFEGGFTDYEENRRKRLGGDIVPHRIKYRKLVRG, via the coding sequence ATGGCAGAAGAAGGCCGCCAGATCATCTTCAACATGGTGAAGGTGGGCAAGACGCTCCCTTCCGGCAAGAAGATCCTCAACGACATCTACCTCGGCTTCTACTACGGGGCCAAGATCGGCGTGCTCGGCCTCAACGGCTCGGGCAAGTCGACCCTCATGCGCATCATCGCCGGCAAGGAGAAGAGCTTCGAGGGCGATGTGCACCTGAGCCCCGGCTACTCCATCGGCCACCTGGAACAGGAGCCCGAGCTGGATGAGAGCAAGACCGTGATCGAGATCGTGCGCGAGGGGGTGAAGCCCATCATGGACCTGCTCGCCGAGTACGAGGAGGTGAACAAAAAGTTCGCCGACGAGGAGGTGCTGAACGACCCGGACAAGATGGACAAGCTCATCGCCCGGCAGGCCGCCCTGCAGGACAAGATCGAGGTGAGCGATGCCTGGAACATCGACCAAAAGCTGGAGGTGGCCATGGACGCCCTGCGTTGCCCGGACGGCGACACGACGATCAAGGTGCTGAGCGGTGGGGAACGCCGCCGCGTGGCCCTGTGCCGCCTGCTGCTGCAACAGCCGGACATCCTGCTGCTGGACGAACCCACCAACCACCTCGATGCCGAGAGCGTGGCCTGGCTCGAGCTGCACCTGCAGCAGTACAAGGGCACCGTGATCGCCATCACCCACGACCGCTACTTCCTGGACAACGTGGCCGGCTGGATCCTGGAGCTGGACCGCGGCGAGGGCATCCCCTTCAAGGGCAATTACACCAACTGGCTGGAGCAGAAGACCGCCCGCATGGCCCAGGAGGAGAAGCAGGAGAGCAAGCGCCAGCGCGTGTTGAAGCAGGAGCTCGAGTGGGTGCGCAGCAACGCCAGCGCCCGCCGCACCAAGAGCAAGGCCCGTCTGCAGAACTACGAGAAGATGCAGAGCGAGAGCGTCAAGGAGAAGGAGGCCAAGCTGGAGATCTTCATCCCCAACGGACCGCGTCTGGGCGACAAGGTGATCGAGTTCAAGAACGTGAGCAAGGGCTTCGGCGACCGGCTGCTCATCGACAACCTCAGCTTCGCCCTGCCGCCCGCCGGTATCGTGGGCATCATCGGCCCCAACGGCGCCGGTAAGACCACCCTGTTCCGCATGGTGATGGGCGCGGAGAAGCCGGACAGCGGCACCATCACCATCGGGGAGACCGTACAGATCGCCTACGTGGACCAGAGCCACAAGGACCTCGTGGCTGAGAAGACCGTGTACGAGGTGATCAGTGGCGGCCTGGAGAACATCACCTTCGGCAACGTGGTGATGAACACCCGCGCCTACCTCAGCCGCTTCAACTTCAGCGGCACCGACCAGAACAAGAAGGTGGGCGTGCTCTCCGGGGGCGAACGCAACCGCCTGCACCTGGCCATGACCGTGAAGCAGAGCAGCAACGTGCTGCTGCTGGACGAACCCACCAACGACCTGGACGTGAACACGCTGCGCGCGCTGGAGGAGGCCATCCAGGACTACAGCGGCTGCGCCGTGATCATCAGCCACGACCGCTGGTTCATGGACCGCGTGTGCACGCACATCCTCGCCTTCGAGGGCGACAGCCAGGTGTACTGGTTCGAAGGCGGCTTCACCGATTACGAGGAGAACCGCAGGAAGCGCCTCGGCGGCGATATCGTGCCGCACCGGATCAAGTACCGGAAGCTGGTGCGGGGATGA
- a CDS encoding agmatinase family protein — MSKAAKIRAFDPNSPGDANAQMYGLPFTCEEADIVLVPVPWEVTTSYGGGTAHGPQAIYDASFQVDLFHPEFPDLWKRGVAMDEMPKALLQQSKALKKEAHKVITMLTEGGSKKDLAQAKKALELVNAECAVMNEWVEARTGEWLDAGKLVGLVGGDHSTPLGFHRALARRHKRYGILHIDAHMDLRNAYEGFTFSHASIMHNTLELPQVSTLVQVGIRDFCAEENKAFLDQKGRVRVVRSADIRRQQYEGITWREQCDAIIAALPEKVHVSFDIDGLDPVLCPHTGTPVPGGLAFEEATYLLSRLAASGRTLIGFDLVEVAPGRHDEWDANVGARLLWHLCGVLAKS, encoded by the coding sequence ATGAGCAAAGCCGCCAAGATCCGCGCGTTCGACCCCAACAGCCCCGGCGACGCCAACGCCCAGATGTACGGGCTGCCGTTCACCTGCGAGGAAGCGGACATCGTGCTGGTGCCCGTGCCCTGGGAGGTGACCACCAGCTACGGCGGTGGCACGGCCCACGGCCCGCAGGCCATCTACGACGCCAGCTTCCAGGTGGACCTCTTCCACCCCGAATTCCCCGACCTGTGGAAGCGCGGCGTGGCCATGGACGAGATGCCCAAGGCGCTGCTGCAGCAGAGCAAGGCGCTGAAGAAGGAGGCGCACAAGGTAATCACCATGCTCACCGAAGGCGGGTCGAAGAAGGACCTCGCCCAGGCCAAGAAGGCGCTGGAGCTGGTGAACGCCGAATGCGCCGTGATGAACGAATGGGTGGAGGCCCGCACGGGTGAATGGCTCGACGCCGGCAAGCTCGTGGGCCTCGTGGGCGGCGACCACAGCACACCGCTGGGCTTCCACCGCGCCCTGGCCCGCCGCCACAAGCGCTATGGCATCCTGCACATCGACGCGCACATGGACCTGCGGAACGCGTACGAGGGCTTCACGTTCAGCCACGCCAGCATCATGCACAACACCTTGGAGCTGCCGCAGGTGAGCACGCTGGTGCAGGTGGGCATCCGCGACTTCTGCGCCGAGGAGAACAAGGCCTTCCTGGACCAGAAGGGCCGCGTGAGGGTGGTGCGCTCGGCGGACATCCGCCGGCAGCAGTACGAGGGCATCACTTGGCGCGAGCAATGCGATGCCATCATCGCGGCGCTGCCGGAGAAGGTGCACGTGAGCTTCGACATCGACGGGCTGGACCCGGTGCTGTGCCCGCACACCGGCACGCCCGTGCCCGGTGGCCTGGCCTTCGAGGAGGCCACCTACCTGCTGAGCCGCCTGGCGGCGAGCGGCCGCACCCTCATCGGCTTCGACCTGGTGGAGGTGGCCCCCGGGCGCCACGACGAGTGGGACGCCAACGTGGGCGCGCGCCTGCTGTGGCACCTCTGCGGCGTGCTCGCCAAGTCGTAA
- a CDS encoding PspC domain-containing protein → MKKTLTANISGTVFHIEEDAYDKLHRYLGTIRARFSGSEGRDEIMADIEARIAELFQERLQGRQVVGIADVDHVITVMGQPEDYADGAESAGSAPPPADGRRRLFRDPEDSWVGGVFGGLAAYIGTDPLWMRIAFILLIIFGVGSPILIYIILWILIPQASTAAERLMMQGEPVTVDNLKRSFEEGAERVKQGAERVAREADELGRRWSNGPARTYGRQARQGVGEFARGAANVAAKIVGVFTLVLGAILTLALVGALVGGGTITLDHFSGLEGTGLFDLSAVVFDSAAHAFWGVLCAVLLLLIPAIGLFIGGLRLLTGLRAPQWLGWTLSTAWFVALMVVLVVGLRLGNDFKREQKLREEVAIAQPDGQTLFLGVHDVRGLGKDWRVAYDDGRVDWDMEGLMTTTDSIHGAWATLDVVPSPDSLFHLVVERRANGRTEKMALARASHTGFTRDQSDSLLLLSPWVDMPREDKLRAQRVRFEVQVPVGRAVHFNSGIGFMLDDVDNVTNTWDDEMVGRTWTMTSGGLSSSVTPEQVPDDLPSPAAPATPAPAATPEPAEAPNATSALRTYSAPDLLTAVFRRT, encoded by the coding sequence ATGAAAAAGACCCTCACAGCCAACATCAGCGGTACGGTGTTCCATATCGAGGAGGACGCCTACGACAAGCTGCACCGCTACCTCGGCACCATCCGCGCGCGCTTCAGCGGCAGCGAGGGCCGGGACGAGATCATGGCCGACATCGAGGCCCGCATTGCCGAGCTGTTCCAGGAGCGGCTGCAGGGCCGCCAGGTGGTGGGCATCGCCGACGTGGACCATGTGATCACCGTCATGGGTCAGCCGGAGGACTATGCGGACGGTGCGGAAAGCGCGGGGTCCGCCCCCCCGCCGGCCGATGGGCGCCGGCGCCTGTTCCGCGACCCGGAGGACAGCTGGGTGGGCGGCGTGTTCGGTGGTCTGGCCGCCTACATCGGCACCGACCCCTTGTGGATGCGCATCGCCTTCATCCTGCTGATCATCTTCGGCGTGGGCTCGCCCATCCTCATCTACATCATCCTGTGGATCCTCATCCCGCAGGCCTCCACCGCGGCCGAGCGGCTGATGATGCAAGGCGAGCCGGTGACCGTGGACAACCTGAAGCGCAGCTTCGAGGAAGGCGCAGAGCGCGTGAAGCAGGGTGCTGAGCGCGTGGCCCGCGAAGCCGATGAGCTGGGACGTCGCTGGAGCAACGGACCGGCCCGCACCTACGGCCGCCAGGCCAGGCAGGGCGTGGGCGAGTTCGCTCGCGGCGCGGCCAACGTGGCCGCCAAGATCGTCGGCGTGTTCACCCTGGTGCTCGGCGCCATCCTCACCCTGGCCCTGGTGGGCGCGCTGGTCGGTGGCGGCACCATCACGCTCGACCACTTCAGCGGCCTGGAAGGCACCGGCCTCTTCGACCTCAGCGCGGTGGTGTTCGACAGTGCGGCCCATGCCTTCTGGGGCGTGCTGTGCGCCGTGCTCCTGCTGCTGATCCCGGCCATCGGCCTTTTCATCGGCGGCCTGCGCCTGCTCACCGGCCTGCGTGCGCCGCAATGGCTGGGATGGACCTTGAGCACCGCCTGGTTCGTGGCCCTGATGGTGGTGCTGGTGGTGGGCCTGCGCCTGGGCAACGACTTCAAGCGCGAGCAGAAGCTGCGCGAAGAGGTGGCCATCGCGCAACCCGACGGACAGACCCTCTTCCTGGGCGTGCACGACGTGCGCGGGCTGGGCAAGGACTGGCGCGTGGCCTATGACGATGGCCGCGTGGACTGGGACATGGAGGGCCTGATGACCACCACCGACAGCATCCACGGGGCCTGGGCCACGCTGGACGTGGTGCCGAGCCCGGACAGCCTGTTCCACCTGGTGGTGGAGCGCCGCGCGAACGGCCGCACCGAGAAAATGGCCCTGGCCCGCGCGAGCCACACCGGCTTCACCCGCGACCAGAGCGACTCCCTGCTCCTGCTCTCCCCCTGGGTGGACATGCCCCGGGAGGACAAACTGCGGGCCCAGCGCGTGCGCTTCGAGGTGCAGGTGCCCGTGGGGCGTGCCGTCCACTTCAACAGCGGCATCGGCTTCATGCTGGACGATGTGGACAATGTGACCAACACCTGGGATGACGAGATGGTGGGCCGCACCTGGACCATGACCTCCGGCGGACTGAGCAGCAGTGTGACGCCGGAGCAGGTGCCCGATGACCTGCCCTCCCCGGCCGCACCGGCCACGCCTGCTCCCGCCGCCACGCCGGAGCCTGCCGAGGCCCCGAACGCGACCAGCGCCCTGCGCACCTACAGTGCGCCCGACCTGCTCACGGCGGTCTTCCGCCGCACCTGA